A genomic stretch from Camelus ferus isolate YT-003-E chromosome 17, BCGSAC_Cfer_1.0, whole genome shotgun sequence includes:
- the LOC116657318 gene encoding uncharacterized protein LOC116657318 — MTHAWPDSAAGSGTGVRPGLASEQSAWRKGTPSCRGLPGAVPNLCSESHHRLPPTCTRRGRSQRPVPALVLPKAPPAPPGTAAWPAGPSSARRPGPPTAGRRSGRGAERRSPAGGHRTRAPHLWATLLGECRKVHPPIHNPHPGPQHLRPRHRQLHWLPRADAGLGSGSLTLFPVFHACFGGLGGTEATCSRGSCLAVGPPEKRLPVSPLRVVDLPSGSLGGPAVQPSQEAPLPLPSGRRQTLLKTGREEVRHHTYHHQTEEEAEAQWVDKLPRAGRLQTWASTLAPDHRSTRLGSSGRQDPKLTPPLPTSKAPRWCPGAPDGVLRKQVLLECFLPPGCGGERGHHVLDQRQARPSCSPHSRVEPCVPSLASQREERPWAGPGRAGDRVTAGKKSSSIFTWKAIADHSPQVSCGCVVPPAMNGQNCLRPSSSRGAFSIFSSLPV, encoded by the exons ATGACCCACGCCTGGCCGGACTCTGCGGCTGGTTCCGGGACGGGCGTGCGACCCGGCCTGGCCAGCGAGCAGTCGGCTTG GAGGAAGGGCACCCCGTCGTGCCGGGGCCTTCCTGGAGCCGTGCCCAACCTCTGCTCTGAAAGCCACCACCGCCTGCCCCCCACGTGCACGCGACGTGGCCGTTCCCAGCGGCCAGTGCCAGCCCTCGTCCTGCCAAaggcccctcccgcccccccgGGGACCGCAGCCTGGCCCGCGGGTCCGTCCTCTGCCCGGAGGCCAGGTCCCCCGACAGCGGGCCGCAGGTCAGGGCGCGGGGCGGAGCGAAGGAGCCCTGCTGGCGGGCACCGCACTCGGGCTCCACACCTGTGGGCGACGCTTCTGGGCGAATGCCGCAAGGTCCACCCGCCCATTCACAACCCGCACCCGGGACCGCAGCACCTGCGGCCCAGGCACCGACAGCTTCACTGGCTCCCTCGTGCAGATGCAGGTTTAGGCAGCGGCTCTCTGACTCTCTTCCCTGTCTTCCATGCTTGCTTTGGAGGCCTGGGGGGGACGGAG GCCACGTGCAGCCGCGGCTCCTGCCTGGCTGTGGGGCCCCCGGAGAAGAGGCTGCCTGTTTCTCCTCTGCGGGTGGTGGACCTGCCT TCTGGGAGTCTCGGCGGCCCAGCAGTCCAGCCCAGCCAGGAAGCACCCCTCCCGCTGCCCTCGGGTCGGAGGCAAACACTTCTgaagacaggaagggaagaggtgag GCACCACACGTATCACCACCAAACAGAGGAGGAGGCGGAAGCCCAGTGGGTGGACAAGCTGCCCAGAGCCGGAAGGTTGCAGACCTGGGCTTCAACGCTGGCTCCTGATCACCGCTCCACACGCCTGGGGTCGTCGGGACGCCAGGACCCTAAGCTGACCCCGCCCCTGCCCACCTCAAAGG CGCCCAGATGGTGCCCAGGAGCCCCCGACGGGGTCCTCAGGAAACAGGTGCTCTTGGAATGCTTCCTGCCACCGGGCTGCGGCGGCGAGCGAGGCCACCACGTTCTGGATCAGCGTCAGGCCAGGCCCAGCTGCAGCCCGCACAGCCGGGTGGAGCCTTGCGTGCCCAGCCTCGCCAGCCAGCGAGAGGAGCGTCcctgggccgggccgggccgggctggggACAGGGTCACTGCTGGCAAGAAGTCTTCAAGCATCTTTACTTGGAAAGCCATCGCTGACCATAGTCCCCAAGTGTCGTGCGGATGTGTGGTCCCACCAGCTATGAATGGGCAGAACTGTCTCCGACCCTCCTCCAGCCGTGGAGCCTTCTCCATCTTTTCATCCTTGCCCGTCTGA